Part of the Streptomyces antimycoticus genome, CTGATCAAGAAGGTGGATGTCCAGAACGAAGCCGGCACCAAGAACGTCATCAAGACCTGGTCCCGCCGCTCGATGATCGTCCCGGCCATGCTCGGCCACACGATCGCGGTGCACGACGGCCGCAAGCACGTCCCGGTGTTCGTCACCGAGTCGATGGTCGGCCACAAGCTCGGCGAGTTCGCGCCGACCCGCACCTTCCGCGGCCACGAGAAGGACGACCGTAAGTCGCGTCGTCGCTGATCGGCGGAAGAGACTCATGACAGACACCGAAGGGACAACCATGGAAGCCAGGGCCCAGGCGCGGTACATCCGCGTCACGCCCATGAAGGCCCGCCGCGTGGTGGACCTCATCCGTGGCATGAGTGCCACGGAGGCTCAGGCGGTCCTGCGTTTCGCCCCGCAGGCCGCGAGCGTGCCGGTCGGCAAGGTGCTGGACAGCGCCATCGCCAACGCCGCGCACAACTACGACCACACCGACGCCGACAGCCTCTTCATCTCCGAGGCGTACGTCGACGAGGGCCCGACCCTGAAGCGGTTCCGTCCGCGTGCCCAGGGCCGCGCCTACCGGATCCGCAAGCGGACCAGCCACATCACCGTGGTCGTCAGCAGCAAGGAAGGAACCCGGTAATGGGCCAGAAGGTTAACCCGCACGGGTTCCGGCTCGGCATCACCACCGACTTCAAGTCGCGCTGGTACGCCGACAAGCTGTACAAGGACTACGTCAAGGAAGACGTCGCCATCCGCCGGATGATGACGAAGGGCATGGAGCGCGCGGGCATCTCCAAGGTGGAGATCGAGCGCACCCGTGACCGCGTCCGCGTCGACATCCACACCGCCCGGCCGGGCATCGTCATCGGCCGCCGCGGCGCGGAGGCCGACCGTATCCGCGGCGAGCTGGAGAAGCTGACCGGCAAGCAGGTGCAGCTCAACATCCTCGAGGTGAAGAACCCCGAGGTCGACGCTCAGCTGGTGGCCCAGGCCGTCGCCGAGCAGCTCTCCTCCCGCGTCTCCTTCCGTCGTGCGATGCGCAAGTCGATGCAGAGCTCGATGAAGGCCGGTGCCAAGGGCATCAAGATCCAGTGTGGTGGCCGTCTCGGCGGCGCCGAGATGTCCCGCTCGGAGTTCTACCGCGAGGGCCGTGTGCCCCTGCACACGCTCCGCGCGAACGTCGACTACGGCTTCTTCGAGGCCAAGACCACCTTCGGCCGCATCGGCGTCAAGGTGTGGATCTACAAGGGCGACGTCAAGAACATCGCCGAGGTCCGCGCCGAGAACGCCGCCGCCCGCGCCGGCAACCGCCCGTCGCGCGGTGGCAGCGACCGCCCGCAGCGCCGTGGTGGCGAGCGCGGTGGCCGTGGCCGTAAGCCGCAGCAGCAGCAGAGCGCCCCCGCCGAGGCCCCCAAGGCCGAGGCCACCGCCGCTCCGGCTGCTGAGAGCACTGGAACGGAGGCCTGACCGACATGCTGATCCCTCGCAGGGTCAAGCACCGCAAGCAGCACCACCCCAAGCGGTCCGGCATGGCCAAGGGCGGCACGGAGCTGGCGTTCGGCGAGTACGGCATCCAGGCCGTCACCCCGGCGTACGTCACCAACCGTCAGATCGAGGCCGCTCGTATCGCGATGACCCGCCACATCAAGCGTGGCGGCAAGGTCTGGATCAACATCTACCCGGACCGTCCGCTGACGAAGAAGCCTGCCGAGACCCGCATGGGTTCCGGTAAGGGTTCGCCGGAGTGGTGGGTCGCGAACGTCAAGCCCGGCCGGGTGATGTTCGAGCTGTCCTTCCCGAACGAGAAGACTGCGCGTGAGGCGCTCACCCGCGCTGCTCACAAGCTCCCGATGAAGTGCCGGATCGTGCGGCGCGAGGCAGGTGAGTCGTGATGGCGGCCGGTACCAAGGCGTCCGAGCTGCGTGAGCTGAACAACGAGGACCTCGTTGGCAAGCTCCGTGAGGCCAAGGAAGAGCTGTTCAACCTCCGCTTCCAGGCGGCGACCGGACAGCTTGAGAACCACGGCCGGCTGAAGGCCGTCCGCAAGGACATCGCCCGGATCTACACCCTGATGCGGGAGCGCGAGCTCGGCATCGAGACGGTGGAGAGCGCCTGATGAGCGAGACGAATGTGACTGAGAACGCAACGCAGAACCGCGGCTTCCGCAAGACCCGTGAGGGTCTGGTCGTCAGCGACAAGATGGACAAGACCGTCGTCGTCGCCGTCGAGGACCGCGTCAAGCACGCGCTGTACGGCAAGGTCATCCGCCGTACGAACAAGCTCAAGGCGCACGACGAGCAGAACGCCGCGGGTGTCGGCGACCGTGTCCTCCTGATGGAGACCCGGCCGCTGTCCGCGACCAAGCGCTGGCGCGTCGTCGAGATCCTCGAGAAGGCCAAGTAGGTAATTCCCGTAAGGGAATTCCACGTAATGCAGCCTGCGGGCAATAGTCCGCAGGACAGTTCCGCCAGGCTCGGCAGGGGCTGGGAATATTCAGCCCCTGCCGGGAACCGGCAGACGATCAGGAGATAGACGTGATCCAGCAGGAGTCGCGACTGCGCGTCGCCGACAACACGGGCGCGAAGGAAATCCTTTGCATCCGTGTTCTCGGTGGCTCCGGTCGCCGCTACGCGGGCATCGGTGACGTCATCGTCGCCACCGTCAAGGATGCGATCCCCGGTGGCAACGTGAAGAAGGGTGACGTCGTCAAGGCGGTCATCGTGCGCACCGTCAAGGAGCGCCGCCGCCCGGACGGTTCGTACATCCGCTTCGACGAGAACGCGGCCGTCATCCTCAAGAACGATGGCGACCCCCGTGGCACCCGTATCTTCGGCCCGGTGGGCCGTGAGCTGCGCGAGAAGAAGTTCATGAAGATCATCTCGCTCGCGCCGGAGGTGCTGTAACCGATGAAGATCAAGAAGGGCGACCTGGTCCAGGTCATCACCGGTAAGGACAAGGGCAAGCAGGGCAAGGTCATCGCGGCCTTCCCGCGCGAGGACCGTGTCCTGGTCGAGGGTGTCAACCGGGTCAAGAAGCACACCAAGGCCGGACAGACCGCTCGTGGTTCGAAGACCGGCGGCATCGTGACGACCGAAGCCCCGATCCACGTGAGCAACGTGCAGCTCGTGGTGGAGAAGGACGGCAACAAGGTCGTCACCCGCGTCGGATACCGCTTCGACGACGAGGGCAACAAGATCCGCGTTGCCAAGCGGACCGGTGAGGACATCTGATGACTGCCACCACCACTGCACCGCGCCTCAAGGCGCGCTACCGCGAAGAGATCCAGGGCAAGCTGCAGGAGCAGTTCTCCTACGAGAACGTCATGCAGATCCCGGGTCTGACCAAGGTCGTGGTCAACATGGGTGTGGGCGACGCCGCCCGCGACTCCAAGCTGATCGAGGGCGCCATCCGCGACCTCTCCACGATCACCGGCCAGAAGCCCGCCGTCACCAAGGCCCGTAAGTCCATCGCGCAGTTCAAGCTGCGTGAGGGCCAGCCGATCGGCGCCCACGTCACCCTCCGCGGTGACCGCATGTGGGAGTTCCTGGACCGCCTGGTGTCGCTTGCGCTGCCGCGCATCCGCGACTTCCGCGGTCTGTCGCCGAAGCAGTTCGACGGCCGGGGCAACTACACCTTCGGTCTCACGGAGCAGGTCATGTTCCACGAGATCGACCAGGACAAGATCGACCGCGTCCGGGGTATGGACATCACCGTGGTGACCACGGCGACCAACGACGACGAGGGCCGCGCCCTGCTGCGTCACCTCGGCTTCCCGTTCAAGGAGGCGTGAGCCGTGGCGAAGAAGGCTCTCATTGCCAAGGCCGCCCGCAAGCCCAAGTTCGGCGTGCGTGGGTACACGCGCTGCCAGCGTTGCGGACGTCCGCACTCCGTCTACCGCAAGTTCGGCCTGTGCCGCGTGTGCCTTCGTGAGATGGCTCACCGTGGCGAGCTGCCGGGCGTGACCAAGAGCTCCTGGTAATCAACCCTTACGGGTTGATACCGGACTCTCGGTAAGCAAATGGATGGCGAGCCCCGCCCGTCCACTCCCGTAGAGTGGAACGGTTGGGCGCTCGCCGCCCAGAATCCTTACTACGCCGTAGGTCCCCGCGCCGCACCCGTGCCCACCGTGAGTGGGTGAGAGGGATGGCGCATACAGGAAACCCCGGCGAGAGAGGCCGAAGGCCATCATGACCATGACCGATCCGATCGCAGACATGCTGACGCGTCTGCGAAACGCGAACTCGGCGTACCACGACTCCGTCGTGATGCCCCACAGCAAGATCAAGTCGCATATCGCGGAGATCCTCCAGCAGGAGGGCTACATCACCGGCTGGAAGGTCGAGGACGCCGAGGTCGGCAAGAACCTCACCCTCGAGCTGAAGTTCGGCCCGAACCGCGAGCGCTCGATCGCCGGCATCAAGCGGATTTCGAAGCCGGGCCTGCGGGTCTACGCAAAGTCCACCAACCTGCCGAAGGTGCTCGGCGGCCTGGGCGTGGCGATCATCTCCACGTCGCACGGGCTCCTCACCGACAAGCAGGCCGGCAAGAAGGGCGTGGGTGGGGAAGTCCTCGCCTACGTCTGGTAACCAGGGAACGGAGGAAGCACATGTCGCGCATTGGCAAGCTGCCCATCCAGGTTCCCGCTGGTGTGGACGTCACCATCGATGGCCGCACGGTCGCCGTGAAGGGCCCCAAGGGTTCTCTCTCGCACACCGTCGCCGCGCCGATCGATGTCGCCAAGGGTGAGGACAACACGCTCGTTGTCACCCGCCCCAACGACGAGCGTCAGAACAAGGCCCTGCACGGCCTGTCCCGCACGCTGGTGGCGAACATGATCACCGGCGTGACCCAGGGCTACAGCAAGGCGCTCGAGATCAGCGGTGTGGGTTACCGCGTCCAGGCCAAGGGCTCCAACCTGGAGTTCGCCCTGGGCTACAGCCACCCGATCGTGGTCGAGGCCCCCGAGGGCATCACCTTCAAGGTGGAGTCCCCGACCAAGCTGAGCGTCGAGGGCATCGACAAGCAGAAGGTCGGCGAGGTCGCCGCGAACATCCGCAAGCTGCGCAAGCCCGACCCCTACAAGGCCAAGGGCGTGAAGTACGCGGGCGAGGTCATCCGCCGCAAGGTCGGAAAGGCTGGTAAGTAAGCCATGGCATACGGTGTGAAGATCGCCAAGGGCAACGCCCGTAAGGCGGCTGCCGTCAAGCGGCGTCACATCCGCGTCCGCAAGCGGGTCTCCGGCACGCCGGTCCGTCCTCGCCTCGTGGTGACGCGGTCCAACCGTCACATGGTGGCGCAGGTCATCGACGACATCGCGGGCCACACGCTGGCCTCGGCGTCGACGCTGGACAGCGCCATCCGGGCGGCCGAGGGCGACAAGAGCGCCCAGGCGCAGCAGGTCGGCGCGCTGGTGGCCGAGCGGGCGAAGGCCGCGGGCATCGAGGCCGTCGTGTTCGACCGTGGTGGCAACAAGTACGCCGGGCGGATTGCCGCTCTGGCGGACGCCGCCCGCGAGGCCGGGCTGAAGTTCTGAGCCCCGGTTCCAACGCAAAGCGGAAACGAGAGAGGTAAATCCAATGGCTGGACCCCAGCGCCGCGGTGGCGGCGCCGGTGGCGGCGAGCGGCGGGACCGGAAGGACCGGCGGGACGGTGGCGCTGCCGCCGAGAAGACCGCTTACGTCGAGCGTGTTGTCGCGATCAACCGCGTCGCCAAGGTTGTGAAGGGTGGTCGTCGCTTCAGCTTCACCGCGCTGGTCGTGGTGGGCGACGGTGACGGCACCGTGGGTGTCGGTTACGGCAAGGCCAAGGAGGTGCCGGCCGCGATCGCCAAGGGCGTGGAGGAGGCCAAGAAGCACTTCTTCAAGGTCCCCCGGATCGCCGGCACCATCCCGCACCCGATCCAGGGTGAGGAGGCCGCGGGTGTCGTGCTGCTGAAGCCGGCGTCCCCCGGTACCGGTGTGATCGCCGGTGGCCCGGTGCGCGCCGTGCTGGAGTGCGCGGGCATCCACGACGTGCTCAGCAAGTCGCTCGGTTCGTCGAACCCGATCAACATCGTGCACGCCACGGTGGCCGCTCTGCAGGGCCTTCAGCGCCCCGAGGAGATCGCCGCCCGCCGTGGTCTGCCGCTGGAGGACGTCGCCCCCGCCGCTCTGCTGCGGGCGCGTGCCGGGGTGGGTGTGTGAGCATGGCCCGCCTGAAGATCACGCAGACGAAGTCCTACATCGGCAGCAAGCAGAACCACCGCGACACCCTGCGTTCGCTCGGGCTGAAGAAGCTCGGCGACGTGGTTGTCAAGGAGGACCGCCCCGAGTTCCGCGGCATGGCGACCACCGTGCGGCATCTCGTGACGGTCGAGGAGGTCGACTGAGATGGCGGAGAACAACCCGCTGAAGGTCCACAACCTCCGGCCCGCCCCGGGCGCCAAGACCGCCAAGACCCGTGTCGGTCGTGGTGAGGCGTCCAAGGGTAAGACCGCTGGTCGTGGCACCAAGGGCACCAAGGCCCGCTACCAGGTTCCGGAGCGCTTCGAGGGTGGGCAGATGCCCCTCCACATGCGGCTCCCGAAGCTCAAGGGCTTCAAGAACCCGTTCCGCACCGAGTACCAGGTCGTGAACCTGGACAAGCTGGCCGCGCTCTACCCGCAGGGTGGCGAGGTCACGGTGGCCGATCTGGTCGCCAAGGGTGCGGTGCGCAAGAACCAGCTCGTCAAGGTGCTGGGCTCCGGTGAGGTCTCCGTGGCGCTCCAGGTGACGGTCGACGCCGTCTCCGGCTCCGCCAAGGAGAAGATCACCGCTGCCGGTGGCACCGTCACCGAGCTCGTCTGAGCACGGTGCACACCCGACCGGGGATGCTCCAGATACGGGGCATCCCCGGTTGGTCGTTCCAAGCGGGGCCAGGTCGCCGGTAAGGTGGCGTGCGTTGTTACCTTCCGCGCGGTACGCCTCCGCGCGGGTCCTGGCTGATAAGTATTCGTCGATCCTCAAGACCGTCACCTCTCGCGCACGCACGCGGGGGCGCAGGAGGCACCGTGCTCACCGCGTTCGCCCGGGCGTTCAAGACGCCCGACCTGCGCAAGAAGCTGCTGTTCACGCTGGGCATCATCGTGCTCTTCAGGCTCGGGCAACATATCCCGATCCCGGGCATCGACTACAAGAACGTCCAGACGTGCATGGACCTCGCCAAGGGCCAGCAGGGGCTGTTCGGCCTGGTCAACATGTTCAGTGGTGGCGCACTGCTCCAGATCACCATCTTCGCGCTCGGGATCATGCCGTACATCACGGCGAGCATCATCCTGCAGCTGCTGACCGTGGTGATCCCGCGTCTCGAGGCCCTCAAGAAGGAGGGTCAGGCCGGGCAGTCGAAGATCACGCAGTACACCCGCTATCTGACGATCGCGCTGGCGATTCTGCAGGGCACCGGCCTGGTGGCCACCGCCCGCAGCGGCTCGCTCTTCCAGAGCTGCCCCGTCGGCGGCCAGATCGTCCGGGACGACTCGATCTTCACTACCGCCGTGATGGTCATCACGATGACCGCCGGCACCGCGCTGATCATGTGGCTCGGTGAGCTGGTCACCGACCGCGGCATCGGCAACGGCATGTCGATCCTGATGTTCGTCTCGATCGCCGCCGGTTTCCCGAGCGCGATGTGGAGCATCAAGCAGCAGGGCAAGATCATGGGGGCTGGCTGGAGTTCGGCCTGGTGATCCTCTGTGGTCTGGCCATGGTCGGCCTGGTGGTCTTCGTCGAGCAGGCCCAGCGCCGGATCCCGGTGCAATACGCCAAGCGCATGATCGGCCGTCGCTCGTACGGCGGTACGTCCACCTACATCCCGATGAAGGTGAACCAGGCGGGTGTGATTCCCGTGATCTTCGCCTCATCGCTGCTGTACATTCCGGCGCTGATCGTCCAGTTCTCCAATTCGAAGGCCGGCTGGGCGACCTGGATCTCGCAGAACTTCGTCAAGGGCGACCATCCGATCTACATCGCCACGTACTTCCTGCTGATCGTCTTCTTCGCATTCTTCTATGTCGCCATCAGCTTCAACCCCGAAGAAGTTGCCGACAACATGAAGAAGTATGGTGGGTTCATCCCGGGTATCCGGGCTGGTCGTCCCACCGCGGAGTATCTGAGCTACGTGCTGAACCGCATCACGTGGCCCGGTGCGCTCTATCTGGGCTTGATCGCCCTGGTGCCCACGGTGGCACTGGTGACGCTCAACGCCAATCAGAACTTCCCGTTCGGCGGCACGAGCATCCTGATCATCGTGGGTGTCGGCCTGGAGACTGTGAAGCAGATCGAGAGCCAGCTTCAGCAGCGACACTACGAAGGGTTCCTCCGCTGATGCGAATCGTCCTCGTCGGGCCTCCGGGAGCCGGCAAGGGTACGCAGGCCGCGTACCTTGCCGAGAAGCTGTCGATCCCGCATATCTCCACAGGCGACCTGTTCCGCGCGAACATCAGCCAGGGCACTCCCCTCGGCAAGCAGGCGCAGGAGTACATGCGGGCCGGACAACTGGTACCGGACGAGGTCACCATCGCCATGGCGGAGGACCGGCTGGACCAGCCGGACGCACAGTCGGGCTTCCTGCTGGACGGGTTCCCGAGGAACCAGGTCCAGGCCGAGGCCCTGGATGCCTATCTGGCCGAGCGCGGGGTCTCGCTGGACGCGGTGCTGGACCTGGAGGTCCCCGAGTCCGAGGTGATCAAGCGCATCGCGGGCCGTCGTACCTGCCGTCAGGACAGCTCGCACACGTTCCACGTGGAGTACAAGCCGCCGAAGGCCGCGGGCGTGTGCGACGCCTGTGGCGGCGAGCTGTACCAGCGCGAGGACGACAGCGAGGAGACGGTCCGCAAACGACTCGAGGTCTACCACCGCGAGACCGAGCCGATCATCGACTACTACAAGGCCAAG contains:
- the rpsE gene encoding 30S ribosomal protein S5, coding for MAGPQRRGGGAGGGERRDRKDRRDGGAAAEKTAYVERVVAINRVAKVVKGGRRFSFTALVVVGDGDGTVGVGYGKAKEVPAAIAKGVEEAKKHFFKVPRIAGTIPHPIQGEEAAGVVLLKPASPGTGVIAGGPVRAVLECAGIHDVLSKSLGSSNPINIVHATVAALQGLQRPEEIAARRGLPLEDVAPAALLRARAGVGV
- the rplR gene encoding 50S ribosomal protein L18, with protein sequence MAYGVKIAKGNARKAAAVKRRHIRVRKRVSGTPVRPRLVVTRSNRHMVAQVIDDIAGHTLASASTLDSAIRAAEGDKSAQAQQVGALVAERAKAAGIEAVVFDRGGNKYAGRIAALADAAREAGLKF
- the rplE gene encoding 50S ribosomal protein L5, whose translation is MTATTTAPRLKARYREEIQGKLQEQFSYENVMQIPGLTKVVVNMGVGDAARDSKLIEGAIRDLSTITGQKPAVTKARKSIAQFKLREGQPIGAHVTLRGDRMWEFLDRLVSLALPRIRDFRGLSPKQFDGRGNYTFGLTEQVMFHEIDQDKIDRVRGMDITVVTTATNDDEGRALLRHLGFPFKEA
- the rplO gene encoding 50S ribosomal protein L15, with translation MAENNPLKVHNLRPAPGAKTAKTRVGRGEASKGKTAGRGTKGTKARYQVPERFEGGQMPLHMRLPKLKGFKNPFRTEYQVVNLDKLAALYPQGGEVTVADLVAKGAVRKNQLVKVLGSGEVSVALQVTVDAVSGSAKEKITAAGGTVTELV
- the rpmD gene encoding 50S ribosomal protein L30, giving the protein MARLKITQTKSYIGSKQNHRDTLRSLGLKKLGDVVVKEDRPEFRGMATTVRHLVTVEEVD
- the rplX gene encoding 50S ribosomal protein L24, giving the protein MKIKKGDLVQVITGKDKGKQGKVIAAFPREDRVLVEGVNRVKKHTKAGQTARGSKTGGIVTTEAPIHVSNVQLVVEKDGNKVVTRVGYRFDDEGNKIRVAKRTGEDI
- a CDS encoding adenylate kinase; the protein is MRIVLVGPPGAGKGTQAAYLAEKLSIPHISTGDLFRANISQGTPLGKQAQEYMRAGQLVPDEVTIAMAEDRLDQPDAQSGFLLDGFPRNQVQAEALDAYLAERGVSLDAVLDLEVPESEVIKRIAGRRTCRQDSSHTFHVEYKPPKAAGVCDACGGELYQREDDSEETVRKRLEVYHRETEPIIDYYKAKGLVVTISALGKVSEVTQRAMDALAAKAA
- the rpsH gene encoding 30S ribosomal protein S8 gives rise to the protein MTMTDPIADMLTRLRNANSAYHDSVVMPHSKIKSHIAEILQQEGYITGWKVEDAEVGKNLTLELKFGPNRERSIAGIKRISKPGLRVYAKSTNLPKVLGGLGVAIISTSHGLLTDKQAGKKGVGGEVLAYVW
- the rpsQ gene encoding 30S ribosomal protein S17 → MSETNVTENATQNRGFRKTREGLVVSDKMDKTVVVAVEDRVKHALYGKVIRRTNKLKAHDEQNAAGVGDRVLLMETRPLSATKRWRVVEILEKAK
- the rpsS gene encoding 30S ribosomal protein S19 translates to MPRSLKKGPFVDDHLIKKVDVQNEAGTKNVIKTWSRRSMIVPAMLGHTIAVHDGRKHVPVFVTESMVGHKLGEFAPTRTFRGHEKDDRKSRRR
- the rplN gene encoding 50S ribosomal protein L14; the encoded protein is MIQQESRLRVADNTGAKEILCIRVLGGSGRRYAGIGDVIVATVKDAIPGGNVKKGDVVKAVIVRTVKERRRPDGSYIRFDENAAVILKNDGDPRGTRIFGPVGRELREKKFMKIISLAPEVL
- the rpsC gene encoding 30S ribosomal protein S3; this encodes MGQKVNPHGFRLGITTDFKSRWYADKLYKDYVKEDVAIRRMMTKGMERAGISKVEIERTRDRVRVDIHTARPGIVIGRRGAEADRIRGELEKLTGKQVQLNILEVKNPEVDAQLVAQAVAEQLSSRVSFRRAMRKSMQSSMKAGAKGIKIQCGGRLGGAEMSRSEFYREGRVPLHTLRANVDYGFFEAKTTFGRIGVKVWIYKGDVKNIAEVRAENAAARAGNRPSRGGSDRPQRRGGERGGRGRKPQQQQSAPAEAPKAEATAAPAAESTGTEA
- the rplP gene encoding 50S ribosomal protein L16, producing the protein MLIPRRVKHRKQHHPKRSGMAKGGTELAFGEYGIQAVTPAYVTNRQIEAARIAMTRHIKRGGKVWINIYPDRPLTKKPAETRMGSGKGSPEWWVANVKPGRVMFELSFPNEKTAREALTRAAHKLPMKCRIVRREAGES
- the rplF gene encoding 50S ribosomal protein L6, whose protein sequence is MSRIGKLPIQVPAGVDVTIDGRTVAVKGPKGSLSHTVAAPIDVAKGEDNTLVVTRPNDERQNKALHGLSRTLVANMITGVTQGYSKALEISGVGYRVQAKGSNLEFALGYSHPIVVEAPEGITFKVESPTKLSVEGIDKQKVGEVAANIRKLRKPDPYKAKGVKYAGEVIRRKVGKAGK
- a CDS encoding type Z 30S ribosomal protein S14 — protein: MAKKALIAKAARKPKFGVRGYTRCQRCGRPHSVYRKFGLCRVCLREMAHRGELPGVTKSSW
- the rplV gene encoding 50S ribosomal protein L22, translating into MEARAQARYIRVTPMKARRVVDLIRGMSATEAQAVLRFAPQAASVPVGKVLDSAIANAAHNYDHTDADSLFISEAYVDEGPTLKRFRPRAQGRAYRIRKRTSHITVVVSSKEGTR
- the rpmC gene encoding 50S ribosomal protein L29, which produces MAAGTKASELRELNNEDLVGKLREAKEELFNLRFQAATGQLENHGRLKAVRKDIARIYTLMRERELGIETVESA